DNA from Phragmites australis chromosome 16, lpPhrAust1.1, whole genome shotgun sequence:
CCGCACGAAGCCACTCCACCGAGCCTGCTCTCCCGCTGTGCAACACCTCTGCTAGCCTAGCTTTAATCCGAGCACCAACGGCTTCCTCCTTGGTCGCTCGAGCTTTACCGCCAGCTTCTAGCAGAGATTGCCTCTATTGCTACAGTACCCGACCCTGATACCATGTAGAATTTTCTGGATGAACTTACTCGATCCCCTTCTCTGGTATTTCATTTATCTTACTACCCTTTTACATTTTAGTCCCTACACTAGGTCATATTTACATATGCACACCAACACTAATAATATAGCAATATCTCCAATTTTGTATATTTCTCTGTTTTCAAGGTCGGGTGCCAGCAATAGCACCTAGAATGTATCATAAAAATGTTGAGCAGTATGATGGATGAGAATGGCTTGACCTAGGCctatcaaattggaacaaaatcTAACCTCCCCAATTACATCATTGTTGATTTTAGCTGTATAAGATGAGTTTTGGGCTCTAAGGTTTCCCACTGAACATAGTATGCTCAGATGGTTCAAACCCTACACCATCACTTGATAGACACAACCAGGAGattgcagccctgagcactgcTTTTCTTCAAGCCTTGGAGGGTTGCCATCTTCTGCTGGATCGACCTTCTTAAAGATAAGATCGTACAAAACATTTTTCGATATGATAAAATCAATTAGGAACTGTTTAGGTTGGGAGTATTTCGTTAGAAAAGTTTTGGATCTTGTTTAATATTGAACTAACTAATAGACTTTCTATGAAATACCTCTTACAATTTACTAGCTCTCCCTATGTACTTTTTTGTTGCTATTATTGTTCTTTTGTGACAACTTTGAGGTTTTAAATAGAAGTATGATTGTGTTTATGTGACTCCAGGGATGGTCTCCCACAACTGGCAGTGAGCTGCCTGGCGGAGTGGCAGGAAAACGAGAGcaagccggggggggggggtctatGTGGTCGGGAGGAGGGGGTGGGCGGCAGCACGGCAACGACACAGCTGCACATGACCTTCGACTAGCACGCCGACCGACAAGCCGCTAACCTCGTCTATCATTGGTCATGGCACTGGCCGATTTTTGTTCGGGTGCGTGACTCAGGGTAGGGGAGAGTGGCAGAGTGGATAATTATCTTAGAAGTTTGATGGTCATTTTGGTCTTTCGAACTTTATAATATGCTACAAGCTAGTGGCTGCTGGATTGTTATAATCCAGCAGTtcagattgttacaatccagcAATCCAGATGTTTATTTATTTCAGCTTCGAATTGTAaaaatctaaaagctgaaaTCTACGATTCAAAACTAAAAGAATAGGGCCTAAGCATTTTTTACCACCCAAATTCGTATGTATGGCCCATTAGTTGTTCTTTTATCatacttttttcttttatctttctTTATTGTTCCATGAAATctagatttaatttttttttttgaaacgcaCGCAACAATTTGAAATATTTGATGCAACAATTTTTTTGGGAAACGTAATGATTGGAAAGGCCATCAACATTTCTTAGCTTATGCAACactttaaaaaatagtaaaatacatcaatggtacttgaaCTTGTCCCGTGATGTCACTTGGGTCCATAAACTATTAAAATGCATATCTGAGTCCTAAATTTGTTGAGTGTGACACTTGAGATCTAAATCGCCCTAATCAGCATAAGCACACGATTGGATCCAAGATGGTGTGTACACGCAGATTAGAGAGATTTGGACATTGAGTTACACACTTAATAAGTTTAAAGACTCGTATCTATATTTTAAGAGTTTAGCGACCTATATAATTTCAGAGACAAGTTTAAAGACCCGCTCTGCATTTTTGCTCTTAAAAAAACGTATAAGATTTTTTGTGGAGGCTAATCCAACCATTTATATTCGTACTACTGATTTGCTCTGACATCATTCTTTATTTGTCCAAATACTGTTTTTAattgttcattttttttgcaGATGTAAAACTATGAATCttatttagtttgatgaatTACGAATCTCCTTGTAATTCAAATTTACACCCGTCTGTACGCGCTCGCTGGATTGAACTCTCCGGACCTATCCGGCGCTTAGTTCCGAACGGGCGGTCGGTGTTCCGTACGGCGGCGAATGAAGCCTCATTTCTGGGGATCCGGAATCCAAAAAACACAGCCCAAACAGCCCACGACCGGCCCAATCTCATCACAAACGCACGCGCACGCCGCCGTCGCCTCGCTGTAACCCTAGCCACCCCCGAAGCTTCTCGTCCTTCGCTTGGCGCTCCTTTCGGCGGCTGCGGGCGGCGCGGCTAGTCGGCGGCAACTCGACCCACAACCACCCCTTCCTACTTGTGGCGGCCCCCGCCTCCCTCCCTCGCACCGCACCTCCACTCCGCCTCCGCACCCAGGACGACCGATCCCCCCTTCCCCACTCCACCAGGGCGGATCTGATCGCAATCGGATCCCCACCCGCAGCCCCCTTTCCCCCACCGCCGCCTACGCGTGGGGAGGGCGAGCCCGACGACGACGGAGGCGAGGGCCGACGACGGaggcgaggacgaggagggaGAGCCCATGCCGGCCGCCGGAGCCCGCCGCACGACGCGCGTCTTCATGCCCAAGGCACCCAAGCCGCTGACCCAGGACCAGGCCGACCCCGCCACCAGGGTCCTGCGCTCCGGCAAGCGTCTCGCCGCCGACCGGATCCGCTGGGACGCCAAGGACGCCCCCGCCTTCCACGTAGACGACGACCACGACAACGGCCAGCAGCACGACAAGGATTGTCCCAAGCCGGAACTGCCGCCTCTCTCGAAGTCTTTCGGGATCGTGTACAGCAGGAAGCGCCGCCGGAGGCTCCCCACCGAGGTCTCTGTCGAAGGGGAGGGCAGGAGGTTTGGGATAGTGTACACCAGGAGGAGGGGAGAGCGATCGAAGGTCGCCCCTCTctggcgggagccggagccggacGCCCCCAACGACCTCGCCCCCGCGATTCAGTACTCCTCCTGGGAGTTTGCGTCAAGAACTTGCTTCTTGGATGCGCATTTCTCGGCACTGGTGGATGATGCTGCCACTCATGCCGGCCCTGTCACGCTCGCCGTCCTCGTTGATACGTCTTGCTCTCGGAGCTCTCACCGGCTCCTGGGCCTTCTTCTACCTGTGCTGCGGTGGATGCGTCGCAGCCGCCAGCGGGGCAAGGTCCGGAACCTAGCCTCTTTTGTCTCATCTGTTGGCGTTGCCGCTGCATTTGCGTCACACGGGTTGCACTTTGTCAAGCTCCAGCGCAGGAGAGCCGTAAGCTTTCTACAGCCTTCATCTGCCATCTTTTAGTTCCTTGAACAATTGGTGTAACACTTGTGCTTCTTGTAGTCTGCGTTGTTACATAGGACTTTGGTGCATTGTGGGTGGTGTGTGCTTTATGGTGCCAAGAAATCTGAACCGCTGTTGTCAGTCAATTTCTCAGCGCTTCCTTCATATTTCCAGACCTTGCATACCTTGGTAGCTCTTGATTCCATGTATCTGTCAGCTGTGATTCGGCAAAGCAGGCTGCTGGTTGCAGTATCTGAAGAAATCTATCCTCACACTACTTTGGATGTGGATTCTGGGTCTCAGAGCACTGGGATTGCCGAACCCACTGCTCACCTAGGCAGCAATGAACCTCACAGAGTGGTTCAGGACTTCGTGACCCTTGAACAAGTTGCTGGAGTAGTGGTGCATGGTCTGAGGTTAAAGAAGCATCAAAGGAAGAGGAGCTCGATGAGGCATCCCCGAAATCGGCAGCGGCCTATGACAAGATTACCTGACAATGCAATTGGGATGAAGCAGAAAACAGCTGCCACCCAAGCAGAAGCGAAACTGCCATCAACACAAGGACCTCCTGTGGAGCCTGTCCAACCTAAAGCAGCATTAGAAATCTCTCTTGATTTCCTTGAAAACATGGATGAAAGTGATGTTTCGACTCCCTTGGGATCAACTAGGAAAAAGAGATCTTTGAAGAGTCCTGTCGAGCGAATGAATGAAAGGCTGGCCTTGGCTGAGGTCAGACACAACATAGATTCTGTTCACTGCAAAGCGAACCTTTTAATTCTTCAAGCTGATAGGTGCTGGAGGGAAGATGGTGCCGAAGTTATGCTAGAACTATCAGATACCAAGGAGTGGTGTATAGTTGTGAAGATACAAGGAGTTACTAGATACACCCTTAAACCTTCAGATCCGAGGTTGAATGGCATTAACCGTTATACTCATGCCTGCATGTGGGCAGTTGACGATGCATGGAAGCTTGAGTTCACAGATAAGTGGGACTGGCTTTTATTCAAAGAGTTGCATGTTGTGGGTCGGGAGCGCAATTCCCAGGGGAAGACAATCCCAATTCCTGGCGCACATGAGGTTTCTGTTTACATGGAAGGGAATGTAACAGATCCTTTCGCACGCCCTGTGCCAGACTATATCAGGATGGTGGATGATGAAGTCGGGCGAGCTCTCTCGAGGGATTCCATTTATGACATGGACTCGGAGGATGAACGGTGGCTCATTCAGTTGAATCATGCAGATTCTGATCAAAATAGCATTCAACAGAAGCATATTTCTTACGATGATTTTGAAAAGATAATAAGCACGTTTGAAAAGGATGCCTACAACAATTCTGAAGGAACAAATGATGTGGGTGAGCTTCTTTCCAGATGTCCTGCTTTAGGAAAGGATGATAATGTGCTTGCTGTGTATGAGTATTGGACAAATAAGAGGTCTAAGAGAGCTGCACCATTGCTAAGGATATTTCAGGTAATTTTTTAGTTCAGCCATACCTATTACAAGGCTTATTCTCTTATTGCGTCCTTCTGTTTCTCGATTTTCTAGCCTTCATTGTATTATCTAATTAATACACTTGCTACCTATTACCAAGTTTAATTCTTTTATCACAGCTATTTCGTATTGTCTATAGCCTTCATTGTATCATCTAATTAATATGGTGGTTTGTCCTTAGGGTGCGCCGCTAAGGCGAGGACAACTATCACAAAAGTCTGCTATGAAGAGAAAGAGATCTTTCAAGAGACAAAGAAGCCAAGCTGGCCGTGGAAAGGCTGAAGCCTTCTTGCAAGGTACTTTCCTAGTTCCTACTACATAACAAGCCCTACTATTGGATGTCGTGAACTAGATTTAAATCTGTTGGTACATATGTTTTTCTATTCTGAGTCGTTTTTCTTATATGGAAATCCAACCATGAGATAACTTTTAATTTCTACCTTCTGTTGTTCTGGCTAGTGAGTTTCCCATTGTTATTCCGTGTGACAGGTATTTATCACATGACTATGCTTCTAGTAAGGTGGAATAATCTTGTTTCACTTTTTTGTGCATTCTGGTTGACAGACGATGCTGAAGAGGAGATGGCTTTGCAGAGAGTTGCGCAAGTTGAACGTGTGGCAAAACAGGCTGTAGAAACAGCTGTTCGTCTGCGCAGTAGAGCTCAGTCTCTCATGGCAAATGCAGAGCTTGCAACATACAAATCTGTCATGGCTCTCAGGATTGCTGAGGCTGCTAGGATATCTGACTCTGCTCGGGATATTGTTTCTACTATCCTCGACTAAGAAGAATGTGGGCTGTTCACTTATTCGTGTGGATGGCATGGGCAAtactcctttttttcctttggctGCATAATCGCTGCATCATATTGGCTTTTCGATAAGCTGTGGGgcttttttttcctcctctccTGTCAACTTTGTCAAGCCAATTTTGAGGCGGATGCTTGAACTCAAAAACTGTAATTTCTTGTATAAATGAAAGTAGGTAGCTAGATTCTGTATCTTATATGTACCGATGTTTTGTAAGAGATGACGAAAGAAAAGTAGAAATGAAAATACTGCAAGAGAGGAAGGGAAATGTAGCATCTGTTTGGGTCCCTTTTTGGCTTCAGTGATGTCTTGCCTTCAATGTGGTTCTTTTCTCCATTATTTGCTGTTGTGACCGAGGACCTGTTATCTCTCTGTAAATGTCTCTCTTTTGAATCAGAATCACCTATATAAACTGCTATCTGGATTCGATTTCTTAAAGTAAAGGATAATGGTGCAATTGATTACTTAGCCTTTTTGGGCTGACATGATGTTTGTGTATTTTATTTACAATAACAATATTAAAAATGAGTTCAATACAATATATAAAATATCTTCTTGCTTCTTGAGACAACACCACGGCACTGCCACCTGTCACCGCTTCTTGGTTCCCAACTCGCAGATGTCTGCCAGCACAAGCCACATacctccttccttctcccgtTTCTTCTTCTACCCGAACGGATCCTATAGACGGCTGCACTTCTGTGCGAAGAGCAGAGCAGCCCACCTCCCTCAACGCGACGCCAAACCAGCAAAGGCCGttgcctctctccctctcgcgcCGCTCTCGCTCAACCGCGCAGGAGCCTGCGCCGGGCGAGAGCGCCATCGCCATCGCCCGCGCCCGAACCCAGCTGCGCCGGTGCGCGCCACTCGACCGCGTGCCACGCATCGGGGGACGACATCCTCGCCGGCCAAGAACTGCGGCGCCGCCGATCTCCTCCCCTGGTGGATTTCCTTGACCACGCCCAGTTCCTATAAGCTCATCTCTCCGCGTTCTAAGCCATGCTCCTCTTCGTTTGCTCTCTGGACAAGCAGAGCCGCGAGTCCGGCGTGGGCTTCGCGTCGGCGGCCGGCGGGCAGCGCCGAAAGGATAAGGCAGTGGTAGGTGAGTAATAAATTCCATTCAATGTTTAGTGGGAGATTGGTTCTAGGTGGAGCGATTCACCCGTGAAATTCCTCTGCAGCCGTTTCTCGGACCaaggcaaaaaagaagaaacgcTCCAACCGTCCTGAGGAGAATCCGCCCATGCCCTTGGTGACCGCGGCTCCAGGGCGACAACGAAACGAGCAGGAGCAATCGTATAGAGAGGACATGCCGGACGACGGCTCCTCTTCACGCCGCGTCTACGCGTGCGGGACGCACGAGTATCGTTCTGTGTTCGCAACGCGCTGCTGTATTATCCATGCGGAAAGCATTTGTCCATGGACAAGCAACAGGCGCACGAAGCAATGGCGATGACCCCGGGTGCAGGGAGGCAGGCAAGGAGCTCGTGCCTTGAGAAAGATCATGAGGCTTCAAATGTACAAACCGTTGTTCTCGTTGCAGTCGTGCAGGCGcggaagccgccgccgcccttgagGTTGTACCGCTTGTGGCTCCCGTCGCAGCCATCAGAGAGCACGTAGCGCTCGCCGCCGCAGCGGGCGCGGTTCAGAGAGGTTGAGGGTGGCGTGGGGGCAACGATGCTAGGAAGCTCGCCGGACTCGTGGAGGCGGCGGACCTCCTCGGCGGCTGCCGACGAAGACCTGCGGGAGCGTCACGCGGCGAAAGTGGGGCAGGAGCGCGACGAGCTCCGGGAGGAAGCCGGGTCCGTGGAGAGGTCTCGCTCGTCGACGGCCGCGCAGAGCCCCCGCAGGATGGCCCGCACGGTGCGGCAGTCCTCGTAGGTGCCGCGGACGACGCGGAGGGAGGTGAAGTAGAGAACCACCCGCCCGCCCCCCCGCGGGGAGATCCCCGGTGGCGGGGGATAGGGCTGAGGGCTGCTGGAGCATGCGGAGGATCCGGAGGGCGGAGGCGGCGACGCGGATGCGGTGGAAGACGCGCGGcgacggggaggaggacggcgcGGCAGCAGGGGCGAAGGTGTCCGGCACGAGCAGGGTCTGGAGGTCCTTGGTTGCCTCCTTATTAGTCAAGGATGCAGCGGGACGATCCTATAGAACAGATCCGGTTCAAGTAACGTCCTTGAGGGACGGGGAGAGGACCGAGAGGCGGgggatgcggcggcggcggcggggacgagggcggtggaggtggaggcggacGTCGGGATGAGGACAAGTTGCTTGTCTTCACCCCAAGAGTCGGGAGGTGGAAGAGGGATTTCCCTCCATTGGATCCTACACACGGCGGGGATGAGGTTGAATTCACGGTGACTTCATTTTAGGTGAAGTCAGATGAACTTGATCTAATAAAGGTtgagaaacgtttcagattctATCATCCAAACGAGGCCTGAGTATTTGGAATTTGTGCCCATCTTTAAGGAAGCAGCAAAGTCATTCAATTGAAATGTAATTCTTCTGTTCACCCGTCCGATGTTTGATTTACTTGTTTCCTTGTCTTGTTTCATGTGCTATATTTAGATTTTTAGTCCAACTCATTAGTTATTTTCCTTgtacattttttatatatattcctTGCTGTGTTTGTGTGTTTTATTAACCATTGGTGAGGTATGCCGACTCATCTGGAGTTCATATTTGCCTTTGTGGAGGGAAACAATTCGGAAATTGGTGAACACGTTGCCTACTTCTTTGGAATCATTGGACAAGAGAGCACAGTAATGCCTCGTGTTTTTCGTCATCTTTGTTTGCCCATTGGCTTCTGGCATAGACTCACAATCCATCATTGTCTTTGATTTCCTGTGTTTCTGATTATCTTTTTATAAATGAAAATTGCATTGCTACGCAGATTCTTGCCTACGTTGGGTAGGAGGAAATTTGCTGAAATATGTAGAGGTATTATAAGGCTGTTTGGTTTTTGTCTCAACAGACCAAGCAAAAATTTAATTAGAGTTATATCAGGGCATTATTAAATTTTGGCTGTTAAAAATTTGGCGTAAGATTTGGCTGTCTGAAATTTGTTTagaaatgccataaaaattttagtttttttagacATAATCAAATTTTGATCTTAAATCAAAGAGAGGCTAAATTTTCAGAACACGACCAAAATTAGTCTGGCTTCCTTTGGCCCATAACCAAACAGTCCCTCTTTTTCAATTCATTAATACATGGTTTTTATCTCATATACAGATCTAGGCGCTTCTTTTCTCCAAATTAGCGTTTCTTTGTAGAAGATAATTTTTGGAACCAGTATAATGACCACATTTTCGGTAGCGTCATAGTTGACGGGGAGTTCGGCGAGTTCTGCTTGTGCTAGGGAGTCAGCGATGTTTGTTTTAGAAAATTTTGGTCCCACGTCTCCTTAACATCTTTGTTgtttgagaaaataaattatttgtcACTAAATAGCGACTAGTTCTATAATTTGCTGAATCGTCGAATATATCTGATTTGCTTCTATACCATCAAATAGtgagttttcttctttttatgtcATCATCTCTATTAGGCTGGTTACGGATCTCCATTAGACGCTGTAAAAAGACTATTTTGCCTCTATTTTAGTATATGAGAAATTTTACTCGTACCGTTGTGATTTCTATTGCTAGTATACGATAAACAAAAGCTACCAGAAATAGTCTTTTAACACTCAATTTAAAGTTGAAAAAACAAATTGAATATATACCACATATTAGCAACAGTGGCACGAGAAAAACTACTCACATATTAAAATAGGAGATAGACTTTTTAAGAATCTAACGGAGTTCCATAACATGCCTAACAGAGACGATGgcacaaaaggaaagaaaaaaacaaaacttAGTGTTCTATAGCATTGAAGGAAATCGGACCTATTCAATAGCGAACA
Protein-coding regions in this window:
- the LOC133894979 gene encoding uncharacterized protein LOC133894979 — encoded protein: MPAAGARRTTRVFMPKAPKPLTQDQADPATRVLRSGKRLAADRIRWDAKDAPAFHVDDDHDNGQQHDKDCPKPELPPLSKSFGIVYSRKRRRRLPTEVSVEGEGRRFGIVYTRRRGERSKVAPLWREPEPDAPNDLAPAIQYSSWEFASRTCFLDAHFSALVDDAATHAGPVTLAVLVDTSCSRSSHRLLGLLLPVLRWMRRSRQRGKVRNLASFVSSVGVAAAFASHGLHFVKLQRRRASALLHRTLVHCGWCVLYGAKKSEPLLSVNFSALPSYFQTLHTLVALDSMYLSAVIRQSRLLVAVSEEIYPHTTLDVDSGSQSTGIAEPTAHLGSNEPHRVVQDFVTLEQVAGVVVHGLRLKKHQRKRSSMRHPRNRQRPMTRLPDNAIGMKQKTAATQAEAKLPSTQGPPVEPVQPKAALEISLDFLENMDESDVSTPLGSTRKKRSLKSPVERMNERLALAEVRHNIDSVHCKANLLILQADRCWREDGAEVMLELSDTKEWCIVVKIQGVTRYTLKPSDPRLNGINRYTHACMWAVDDAWKLEFTDKWDWLLFKELHVVGRERNSQGKTIPIPGAHEVSVYMEGNVTDPFARPVPDYIRMVDDEVGRALSRDSIYDMDSEDERWLIQLNHADSDQNSIQQKHISYDDFEKIISTFEKDAYNNSEGTNDVGELLSRCPALGKDDNVLAVYEYWTNKRSKRAAPLLRIFQGAPLRRGQLSQKSAMKRKRSFKRQRSQAGRGKAEAFLQDDAEEEMALQRVAQVERVAKQAVETAVRLRSRAQSLMANAELATYKSVMALRIAEAARISDSARDIVSTILD